Genomic DNA from Roseimicrobium gellanilyticum:
GCTGGCCTTGTAGGATTTCACATACATGGCTCCTACCATGTCCCAAGTGAGCTGGGACAGATCGAGCAAGCCGATGTCGATGAGTAGTTGCTCGGAGAGGAGCATGGCCTTCCGGACTTTGCCGCCAGACGACTGGAACTCCGCGTGCAGATCAGGCACTGGAGTATCAAGTTTACGCGCCAGTTTCGTGAGAACCAAGGTGTCCCGTTGACCTGAGAGAAGGTTTTTCAGATCGCGGACATCCCGGAGAACGGATTTCATGGAGGACTCCGGGGCCACGGGTGCAGCCAGGCGTAGCATGGCCTGCAGCTTCTTCATCCGCTTGCGCAGGCTGTGGACTCCCTGCTCTTCCCACTGCGGCACCTTGTGGATGTCCCGTGTGGACTGCTGCACCAGTTGTGTGAGCAGACGATGCAGCCAGCGGCCGGCATGGCTGTGGGAGCTGCGGGTGGATGCGGTGCTTTCCAGATCCAAGCTCATGGCACCCTACGATTACGCAGTTCGTGGGGCCTTTGCTCCCCACGGATTGCGATCAATTACGCAGGTGCGATTGTCACTTACCCCTCTCCGCGCGTCAAAAGGTGTTCCTTCCGGCGGAGTCGGGCAGCTTTGATCTGGGCGAGCTCTTGAGCGCGGGAGAGAGTCCAGCGAGGTGGGGAGACCCGCAGGTTCCAGTGCCAGGCGTGAATGAGCACTCGCTGGCGCTGTTCATTGAACCACTCAAAGAACAGCAAATTCTTGAGGCTGCCTTTCGGCGGAGCGATGACGATGCTGGCGGGTGGAGCGCTTTTCCGCAGGGTCTGTGTAATCCTTCGTGAGGCAGTCATCTCGCCCACCGTGCCAATTTGATGCCGGTGAAGCTTTGCCAGCAGGGCATTGTCGGTCTTTGGGACGTGATTGACAATTTCAAGACTGCATCCAGCGATGTCACTGAGGAAGTTGCCTTGTAATTCTACATTGATAACGTGTTGAGCGCCCGCGAGTTGAATGGTGCCGGTGACGAGATTGGGGATTTCGTTGCTGAACGTGGCGGTGAGAACAGCATTACTGAGCTGGAGGTCCATTGCTAAAAATATAAGAGGATCCACAATAGCGGGCAAGTGGCACGATGGATGGATGATTCCTCATTTGTGGTCCGAAAACTGACCGACGCCCATATCTTGCCCCCTCGACCCTTGCCTGCGTCTGTGCTGGATCCTGCGTCCTGCCCCGCTCAGTTTCAGGCTGTCAACCATCCGCCACAGACTATCAACCGCCCGTTGACTTCCGCCCTGTTGGCTCCTTGACTGGGGCTGTCTTCCCCATGGCCTTTCCGCTTTCGATTTCCATCATCTCCTGCAACGAGGAGGCAAACATCGCCCGCTGCCTGAAAAGTGCCGCGGACCTGGCGGAGGAGATTGTGGTGGTGGACTCGGGGTCCAAGGATCGCACCCGCGAGGTCGCAGAAGAGTTCGGGGCGAAGGTGAGCCACCAGGATTGGCTGGGACACCGCGACCAGAAGAATGTGGCCCTCGGCCTGTGCACCCGACCGTGGGTGCTGGCGCTGGATTGTGATGAGGAGTTGTCACCGGAGCTGCGCCGGAGCATCGAGCGCTTCTTCCAGGACGGGCTGGCGGACAGGTTCGATGGAGCGGAGTGCAACCGGAAGGTCTGGTTCCTCGGACGCTGGATCACTCATGGCGACTGGTACCCGGATCGGAAACTTCGACTTTTCCGCCGTGAAAAATCCAAGTGGGGCGGCAGCCCGGAGCACGATTACATCGAACTCGCAGGCCCGACGATGCGGCTCGAGGGGGACCTGCACCACTATTCCTTCCCCTCGATGAGCCGGTACGTGGAGAAGATCAATACCTTCAGTGATGTCTTCCTCGCCCGGCAAAAGGCGGAGGGGAAAAAGTGGTCGGTGGGAGCGAATGTCACGCGTCCGTTCTGGCGTTTCTTCCGGGCTTACTTTCTGCGCCGGGGCTTTCTGGATGGCTTTCCGGGCTTTTGGATTGCGGTGTCGACAGCCTATTTCGCCTTTGTGCGGTACAGCCGGAAGTTCGAGCACGAGGTGAATGAAGGGAAGTGAGGGGGTGGTTCTTGGTTCTTGGTTCTTGGTTCTTGGTTCTTGGTTGGTGCAACCGCGGATCTGCCGGTTCGCGATTCAGTGGGTGAAACAACCCCCTGAATACTATGAGCTTGGGAACCATTCTTCTCATTGTCCTGATCCTTCTCCTCATCGGCGCCCTGCCGTCCTGGCCCTACAGTTCGGGCTGGGGTTACGCTCCTAGCGGTGGCCTCGGCTTGGTGCTCGTGATTCTGATCATTCTCCTTTTGATGGGGAGGCTGTAGCCCCTGACCGAGTGAGATGTGGCCCTCTGGCTGCTTTGGGAGCAATCGCAAAGCAGCGGAGCGACCCGGAAACGGCGACCTGGTCGCCGTTTTTTTTGGCCCGGGGGCAATGGCGGGTGGTGATACTCCCTCGGCCTTCTGTAAGCCCCGAAAAAAAGAGGGGCAGTTCTGCCCCTCTTCGTCGTCCCATGGGTGAGACATCGGTCTGCAGGTGGTCGTCCAGACCTCCCACTTCAACCAGCAGGAGTCCTGCCAGTGGAGGAATGGTAGCCGCCTTCCGCGATTTCCTCGATGACCTTTGCATTGAATGCCTTCAGGTCATCCGGCTTGCGACTGGTGACGAGACCGTGATCCACGACCACCGGTTCGTCCACCCACTCTCCGCCGGCGTTGCGGATGTCGCTCTGGATGGCCGGCCAGGAGGTGAGGCGGCGACCATTCACAATGCCGGCCTCAATGAGAATCCACGGACCGTGACAAATGGCGGCGATGGGTTTGCCTGCATCGGCGAATTCGCGAACGAATTCCACGGCCTGCTCGTTGGAGCGCAGTTCATCCGGATTGGCGAGGCCACCGGGGAGCAGCAGGGCATCGAAGTCCTCGGAGTGCGCGCTTTTGAGCGGGATGTCCACGTCGAACTCATCGGCCTTTTCCAGGTGGTGCATGCCCTGGATGCGCCCGCCATGGGGTGAGATGATGGTGACATTCGCTCCGGCCCGCTCGAGGGCGTGGAGGGGCTCCTCCAGCTCGGATTGTTCAAAACCATCCGCAGCAAGGATGGCCACATGCTTGTCAGACAGGTCTGTTTTCATGTGAGTGAATCGGTACCGGAAAATGAGGTGGATGCGTTTGGATGGGTTCTTGGTCCCTGGATTGCGGCGATTGAATGAGGGGCGTGAGGTGATCGTCCAGAGATGGGCGGCGGTGCGATGTTTGATTGTGTTAAGGAGGTTCCCCGCTGATGACTCTTGATATGAAATCCCCCTGGATGTCTGTGTGGTGTGGCGTGATGGCGTGTGGACTCATGGCTCCGATGCGGGGTATTGCACAGCCAGCGGTGCCGAAGGCCATTCCGGTGGAGGAGGTGAAGAAGAGCGAGGACCCGAAGAAAATTGAGCGGCTGCAGGTGTACCTGGACCGCGAAGGCTTCCCGCCCGGGCAGATCGATGGGAAATGGGGTGAGTTCACCGGGAAGGCGCTCAAGCGACTTCAGATGCACCGGAATGGCGTGGCTGCGAATGCAGCCGTGGATCTGCCCACCGATTTTGATGTTTTCACCGAGTACACCGTGAAGGAAGAAGACTTCAGCCAGGTCGGTGAGGTGGGGGCTACGCCTGAGGAACAGTCAAAGCAGAAGTCGAGTCCGTATCCCACCATGGTGCACTTCCTGAAGGAGCGCTTCCATTGCGATGGGGACTACCTGCGCAAGCTGAACCCGGGACTGAACATGGATGCCCTGAAGGCGGGCGATGTGGTGAGGGTGCCGAACGTGACGCCGTTTCTGGTTGAGAAGCTGAAGGTGAAGGACCGCATCCAGCCCAAGCCCCAATTCCAGAAACGCATGCTGCGGGTGGACACCAAGGAAAAGATGCTGGACGTGATGGAGAACGGGAAGGTGCTCGCGGCATTTCCCATTACTCCCGGATCCGAGTCATTGCCTGCGCCGGTGGGTACGTGGG
This window encodes:
- a CDS encoding CHAD domain-containing protein; this encodes MSLDLESTASTRSSHSHAGRWLHRLLTQLVQQSTRDIHKVPQWEEQGVHSLRKRMKKLQAMLRLAAPVAPESSMKSVLRDVRDLKNLLSGQRDTLVLTKLARKLDTPVPDLHAEFQSSGGKVRKAMLLSEQLLIDIGLLDLSQLTWDMVGAMYVKSYKASRRAWRRAQEDPSAENLHDWRKKVKRLYYQSTALERWLHHPKRLRRTRKLGSLLGDCHDLDVFNDSVQTGRIHPESGWKSKVKQERSSLLSRIEQRAEKAFSRPSCKIKTEMRHALP
- a CDS encoding glycosyltransferase family 2 protein; its protein translation is MAFPLSISIISCNEEANIARCLKSAADLAEEIVVVDSGSKDRTREVAEEFGAKVSHQDWLGHRDQKNVALGLCTRPWVLALDCDEELSPELRRSIERFFQDGLADRFDGAECNRKVWFLGRWITHGDWYPDRKLRLFRREKSKWGGSPEHDYIELAGPTMRLEGDLHHYSFPSMSRYVEKINTFSDVFLARQKAEGKKWSVGANVTRPFWRFFRAYFLRRGFLDGFPGFWIAVSTAYFAFVRYSRKFEHEVNEGK
- a CDS encoding DUF3309 family protein, with the translated sequence MSLGTILLIVLILLLIGALPSWPYSSGWGYAPSGGLGLVLVILIILLLMGRL
- a CDS encoding type 1 glutamine amidotransferase domain-containing protein, which gives rise to MKTDLSDKHVAILAADGFEQSELEEPLHALERAGANVTIISPHGGRIQGMHHLEKADEFDVDIPLKSAHSEDFDALLLPGGLANPDELRSNEQAVEFVREFADAGKPIAAICHGPWILIEAGIVNGRRLTSWPAIQSDIRNAGGEWVDEPVVVDHGLVTSRKPDDLKAFNAKVIEEIAEGGYHSSTGRTPAG
- a CDS encoding L,D-transpeptidase family protein, whose translation is MKSPWMSVWCGVMACGLMAPMRGIAQPAVPKAIPVEEVKKSEDPKKIERLQVYLDREGFPPGQIDGKWGEFTGKALKRLQMHRNGVAANAAVDLPTDFDVFTEYTVKEEDFSQVGEVGATPEEQSKQKSSPYPTMVHFLKERFHCDGDYLRKLNPGLNMDALKAGDVVRVPNVTPFLVEKLKVKDRIQPKPQFQKRMLRVDTKEKMLDVMENGKVLAAFPITPGSESLPAPVGTWEIETMTTLPLFRRDESMLKTGVRSDVYHLIPPGPSSAVGVLWMQLNKKGIGIHGTNNSETIGRAASHGCIRLANWDAVRLSEMVTDKVVVEIMEGVGG